In a single window of the Clarias gariepinus isolate MV-2021 ecotype Netherlands chromosome 16, CGAR_prim_01v2, whole genome shotgun sequence genome:
- the rab5c gene encoding ras-related protein Rab-5C, translating into MAGRGGATRTNGTTAAAANKICQFKLVLLGESAVGKSSLVLRFVKGQFHEYQESTIGAAFLTQTVCLDDTTVKFEIWDTAGQERYHSLAPMYYRGAQAAIVVYDITNTDTFTRAKNWVKELQRQASPNIVIALSGNKADLANKRAVDFQEAQAYADDNSLLFMETSAKTAMNVNEIFMAIAKKLPKNEPQGGAGPGGRARGAVDLQEATPQGRSGQCCGGGN; encoded by the exons ATGGCGGGGCGAGGAGGAGCGACGCGGACCAACGGCACTACCGCCGCAGCCGCCAACAAGATCTGCCAGTTCAAACTGGTGCTGCTGGGAGAGTCAGCTGTAGGCAAGTCCAGCTTGGTACTGCGCTTCGTCAAGGGCCAGTTCCACGAGTACCAGGAGAGCACCATCggag CTGCATTCCTCACGCAGACAGTCTGCTTGGACGATACAACAGTAAAGTTTGAGATTTGGGACACAGCCGGACAAGAAAGATACCACAGTCTGGCTCCGATGTACTACAGAGGAGCACAGGCGGCCATTGTAGTCTACGACATCACTAACACA GACACTTTCACCCGAGCAAAGAACTGGGTAAAGGAGCTCCAGAGACAGGCCAGCCCCAACATAGTCATCGCCCTGTCTGGAAACAAAGCCGACCTTGCTAATAAGAGAGCTGTGGATTTCCAG GAAGCGCAGGCGTACGCAGACGACAACAGCCTGCTTTTCATGGAGACATCCGCCAAGACCGCCATGAATGTCAATGAGATCTTCATGGCCATCG CTAAGAAGCTTCCGAAGAACGAGCCACAGGGTGGGGCGGGGCCTGGGGGGCGCGCTCGGGGCGCGGTCGACCTTCAGGAGGCGACACCTCAGGGCAGATCCGGCCAGTGCTGCGGAGGAGGAAACTAA